The Saimiri boliviensis isolate mSaiBol1 chromosome 19, mSaiBol1.pri, whole genome shotgun sequence genome contains the following window.
AGTGCAAATATCCATCTATTCAAGGGGAAAAATAAGTAGTAAAGAATGCTAAATTCTTTTGATATCATTTACTAGTTATGTCTGTATTAGGCTGATTTAATGCAATTAATGAGAAAGACCCAAGGTGCTCTGAAAGTGCTTGGAGCATGTATATTGTGGCCATGCAtgccgttttcatgctgctgataaatacatagctgagactgggcaacttacaaaagaaataggtttattggacttactgttccacctggctggggaagccttacaatcacagtggaaggtggaaggtgaaaggcacggtctcacatggtggcagcaagagagagaatgagagccaagcgaaACAGGtttccccttatcaaaccatcagatcttgtgacacTGACTCACTACCAGGAGAAGAGTATAGAGGAGAccgcctccatgattcagttatctcccaccggCTCCCCCCCAGGACACACAGgcattatgggagtacaattcaagatgagatttgggtggggacacagagccaaaccatatgtGTAACATTTCCTACTCGCCCATATatttatgagtgtgtgtgtgtgtgtgtgtgtatgtgtgtatgtgtgtgtatacatatacatactcaTTCACTGATGGAGTGAGATAGGATAATTTGaaatatggaattttttttttttcctggctgatAGTGGCTAGAGGTCATCAAGTTTAGATATCTAAGACTTGAACCTGTATTTTTATACtggtatttttaagataaaataaataaaatcagtggCTTAGATAAAATTGGACTACTGTGATGACACCTTCCACAACTAACAACAGTTCACCTTAATCAATTATATACtttctaatgaaaatattctcttGTACAGCTAATTCTCTTTCTTGAAAATGAATCCCCCGATATTTATTGTGTGGAATGTCACAAATAAAATTTCCCATTTTAGTTGTGATATTCAAGAATATCACAAAATCAAGAATAATGGTAGTTTACTTTCAATATGGACATGCCTATAATAATCCTTTTGCTTCTTAGTAGGAATTCTAGTTAATGCTCTTTTTATATCATATAGATTTATAAGCATTTCAAATTAGTAATGACGTTTCAGTTGAATTTGAGACCCAGGAAACATTTTTCATACTAGAACTAAATATCTTGAACAAAAATTTTCCACATTtaattctttggaaaaataattttaaatattttaggtatTCTTTTTTATCAAAGTTATAGAATATTTATCCACTTGTATAGAACATTTATCCTGTGCTATAAGCTGAATAAAGTGAAACAGATGTgagtttttttcctctaaaaatatTCTGACAAATGCTAAGAATCTGCTATGATCATGATGTGAAAAGCAGTCTTTCTGCAAGTGATGGAAGTATTTAATGGAAGTAACTGAACATTTAGAAGCTCagctttaagaaattattttgaaaaaaatttgatAAGCCCATTTATTCACATACTAATTCAACTTAACTTCCTGACTTTGGAAAAGAGGACCAAGAGCTCTTGTTTGGAAAAGGAATTacaagtggtttaaaaaaaaatgaagagaaaattgaatgtatttgtttataatgAAAACAACCAATATTATCACTGCTTAAAGCCTGCTGTCCCTTCAACCAGCCAACCGTACCGACTAACTTGTACATTGTCCTGTCCCTCTTAAGCTTGCATTGTTGCACTCCCTCATATCAACAGTATTTAGCAGAACTGATCTTTGTTTGTGCAGTCTATGCATTGGATAAAAGATTTGCtcatttgttaaaattcagaccataatgacatattttttatatatgtgttatcctgaaattttatgttttacaaaatCCAGGAATTGTATTTTAACGGTTGGCATTACTATGTTACAGAGTAAAGGAGATGTGACACCAGGTTTATTCGTTTCTCATTGGTGATGAACTgactcatttatttactcattcattcattcatttatctgtttttttgagTGTCATATGGTCCATGTCCTCTACCTAGCAGTGAGGATATAATGTAAAATAAGATATGGCTCTTgtcttaagaaatatatattcttctgtCACCCTTTGGCCTCCACAGCACTGAACAGTATTACCCAGTGCTCCAAGAATCTTAATGATATCCTGTTTTCTCCCACCCAGTGTAAATCATACACTTTCTAACACTTTATACATATTATTGTCAAAGTTTACAGTGAAGTTTAAATACtataaagaatattaatatttttttctcacaaaactTCTACATCTTATAATAATAGGATAGTCTGTGAAGGCTTCTTTCAACAGCTTTATTGATATATCATTGATAtgtaaaaatagtatatatttaagatgtacaagttgatgtttatatatatatatatatatatatatatatatatatatagtgacatGACGATCGCAATCcagttaattaacatatctatcactccacatagttaccatttgtgtgtgtgcatgtgtgtgttaaGCAGATTTAAAATCTGTTCTCTTAGCCAATTTCAAGTATACGATATGGTATTGTTGACTGttgtcaccatgctgtacattagacctccagaacttattcatcctgCATTACCGAACCTTTGTATCCCTTGACCAATGTATCTCCATTTCCctgtccctccagcccctggcaaccgccATCCTACTCTGCTTCCATGAGTTTGACTAtattagattccacatgtaattCAGATCATactgtctttctgtttcttgcttACTTGGCTTAAaaaatgacttccagttccatccatattggcACAAATGGtagcatttccttctttttaaggctgaataataatccattgtgtatgtgtgtataactttttctttatccattcaactgCTGAAGGACATGTAGTTTGTGTCTAGATCTTGGCTGTCAATAATGCGGCAGTGAACACAGGGGTAtagatatttttttgagatgttgttttcattttttttggatCAATACAAGGAAgtaggattactggatcatatagtagtttaattttttgaggaatgtcCATACtggtttctataatttttaaggGCTTCTCTTGGAGCTAAAACACCAGCTTCAGCAGTGAATGGTGTGGGAAGGGCTAGGTCAAGGGAGCAAGTGGGAATGCCAGAGATTGTTCCTGATTTACAAACGTCTGAACACGTGATCTTAGAAGAGTGATTGTTGTGGCAAAGTTCTGCTTTGAATATATGTCATAGTATTACATTTACAAAATCagaggcaagacaagagaatatcacaaaaaaacccttcagatATTACACTCAGTAATTTAAAAGTACTTTTCAATGATTCACtaggaggaaattttttttttaaagtactaaaGGTAGTCAGGACTTTGAAGCTGAAAAGGAAATAAGGTATTATCTATTTTAATCACctcattttaaagaagagaaaactgagaagcAGGGAAAATAAGTAATTTGTGTAATATTCTATAGTTTACCTAGACCTAAAGAAATTTATATAGCTAATCTGGGAAATCCAGAACTGAAACCCAACTTTCTTAACAATGAATTCAGTATTCTTTCCATTGTGCTGAATCAAAGTGTATTTAAATTATACCAATGATGCTTctttgtttattcacttatttgtttatttattttttgctagttttttctttctttctttctttctttctttctttctttctttctttctttctttctttctttctttctttctttctttcttttttttgtttcagagctGGAAGCAAGATGGTTTAGTGACTTAGCCCTTCTTAGCACCTATGCTGTGACGGACTGTGTAGTTACTCATGTTGCCCATCTTTTAAAAGTGGAAAGCACTGCAGGAAAACACCTGTGATTTTGTGAACTACAGAAGCATCTGACTGACCAAATTTACACTTTTTGGTACCAAGAAAATGTAATGACTCATGGAATAAATAATTCAGTGGTAAACCAATTAGTGAATCAGTAGAATTACAGGGGAAACTTTGCTTCCCCACAAGGGTCAAATGAGTCTATTTTAAGCCACTTTTCCAAATCAAGAGAAaacatgcatatttaaaaatgattccaatagggaaaaatcatttttgaatgttttcttccttcaggAATATAAGACTTGAAATTTCTGATTTGTTCCCTTTTAAGTATAAAATGGAACAGATCAAATTTTACGCTTGTAAATATTATGATGAACTTCTGATTATGGATGTTGAATCTGGATTCTATTACTATTTTAAAGTGATAGGATGGTAATAGCCAATGAATGTGTTAAATTGTCTACACTTTCCAGGAAatctatggaaaataaaaatatatattctcactGTTATACCAACTTAGGCCTTTTGAAATTTgtactagaaaatatatttgttttacctttgaaaaaaatcatgtaaGTCTTCAGTTGATATTTGGCTTTATTGATTTCCAATACAACAATGAGTTCACACtgtaaggaaaaaaatctcaaaatatagAAACCACATTTTATATCCTTATAGGAATGTAAATGTAAGCGCAAATGAAGAAATGCATCTATTTTTTAAGAGCTTAGAATCATCAGAAGTGTTATACATGTAGAAGATACATGTGATAAAGAAGTTTGGTTATGATCAAAATAGTAGaaaaattttatagataaaatgtcTCTCAAGAACATATCTTTTTGATATTTCTCATGGTATACAATGGATTGTATTGTGAATAGCATTTGTCTATAAATTCAAGGTATTATGAGTACTCTATAGAACATCTTCATGCTAGAAACATAATTCATATGACAGTTTTTAAAGAACTAATTTGTATGACAgtgaattttattaataaaggAAATATCCATTAGTTGACTACTACAGTAAAAACTTCAGAATGTTTGTGTAATGAAGAAGGACTCTTCTTTTCAGTATATATTAATTGCACTACATAGGTATGCTGTAAATTTTGTTACTCAtgttataaaaattctagattccattgcttttggcatctgtTTCTTTTCAGGAACTAAAAGTCAATTTATAGTTTGTTTGCTGTTCTATTTGTACTGTGTTcctgattttgtgtttttctaaattaaaagatCAAACCCACCACTTTCAATATGCTGTTTTCTGTTTAAACTTTTGAGTTACAGTCAGGAACTGTTGTTGGACTGCAtagttttcaaaagtttttgGTACATTTCTGACTTTAGAAATCTGGGATAGGAATCCCTTTCCATATGCATATAGACTATTTTTTGAGCTTCTTCAAAACATGTTTCAGTGGGTTCTTGAATGTTCCTGATGATAGTCTCTCTTGTCGAACTGTCAATGTTAATCTGAAAAGTGAAATTACATGTACAGCGTAAGTAAGCATTGTTGAAAAAAGGCACATATAATAGAAAGACTTAATTTATTTCCTGCTCTCCTTTTCAGTGGAATAGGGTAATTTTCTTTGTAGTATTATTGGCATCTAGgaagatatataaaaaataagcatcgtgctttttaaaagtaaatatccaCTTCCACATCCAagaggaacaaaaaataaaatgataaggcTCAAGACGAGGGAAGTCTCTGAAACCATGGCTTGTTCCGGAGGATGTAAGTGGTTTTTTAGTAGCAGTCTACAAACCAGGGAGTTTATAAGACaaatgtctcattttaaaaaaagagaagttggtgctattttaaaatttattttcctttaatggTCACAAATGTTGCTTTAACTGAGTATGCtctgaaatgggaagaaaatgaagagaactGGATAAACAGAGGAGAGAAGTGGCTATTTCAATAAACCAAGTATTTTCCAGACAAGAGTTTTGGGGAATGTGTCAATAACATGGGCTTGCCCTGCATGATAGAAATCTCATGCACTATCCTCTCTCTTCCCTTACAGGACTTTTTAGTTCTCATTGCCCAACAACGCAGGATTTCCGCATGTCTCTTCATGGTATGTACAGTTCCTGCTGGCAAGGCCAATGCTTTTGCCACagactccttttttcttttaagtctcctagaaaataagataatttaatgGGGAGAAGCTTTGGAACCAGTAGATCTGATTTTGAATCCTAACTTTCCCACTTGACGGCTGTGCAACACTGGACAAGTTCTCAGAGTCTCAGGTTTGTTATCTGCAAAATAAGGTCAGCTATACTGAATTTATggcattttcaaagatactggtTGTAAAGTGCCCAACACTTATGGATGCTTGAGAGATATTAGTGCCCTTGCAGGGATGAACTGATTTCCATTCCTGTCACTGTCACGTAGTTACCTCTCTAGGAGACTGTGGCTGGATGTAAATCTTATAAAGCTTCTTTGCCATAGAAACTCTGCTCCACCGTGAGGCAATTTTCTTATAGGTTTCACATGCCATCCAGAATTTAATGTTCTCATCACTGTGctccatttttaaatatgctgCATAGATGGCTGGACCATCTAAAAGTGGAGGAGAAATCAGTTTATTTTCATGGATCAAACTCACCAAAAAATCTAAGcaatgcagtttaaaaaaagtCTGATTAAAACCTCACAaattatttaacaagtattttaCATCTATCTCTATATATCAGTTTTCATGTGTATCACACACTTAGAGCTAGCATTTGAAGCGTGTTTTGACAATGCTGATCACTGGTGAGGTCATCCCTTTATTATGAGTCACTCAGAATAAAATGCCCACCAATGTAGATGGGTCTAGGACAGATAGGACAGGAGACATGAGAAGAACCTAGGAAAAAGACTTGAAGCTGCTTAGGGGGACAGGGCTCTCATCATGAAGCTGACATGAAAAATGTAAGATCTCATACCAAATGGTAGGGTAAGAGCAGCGCTGCAAATGTAAACTTCTTGGTCAAGGTTGGGAGAAAAATATCCAAGCCATGGAAGAGTGATATTCCAATCAGTTTGTACACCCTGGAGTGTTTCTTAATGTTCAATCAGAGCAGAACACAGACAGATgaaaaatttaactttatattcATGGTTTATGTTTCAAGCCAGATAAAAGGGAGAAAGCGAGGAATAAAAATTCAAACGGGATACTAGAAACTGTCTCAGAATCTAGTACAGGATAGGGA
Protein-coding sequences here:
- the RGS13 gene encoding regulator of G-protein signaling 13 isoform X2, producing MSSQICWLCKMRRDESKRPPSKLTLEEVLQWAQSFEKLMATKYGPAIYAAYLKMEHSDENIKFWMACETYKKIASRWSRVSMAKKLYKIYIQPQSPREINIDSSTRETIIRNIQEPTETCFEEAQKIVYMHMERDSYPRFLKSEMYQKLLKTMQSNNSS
- the RGS13 gene encoding regulator of G-protein signaling 13 isoform X1, with the translated sequence MTKLYKYVLYFLRKMSSQICWLCKMRRDESKRPPSKLTLEEVLQWAQSFEKLMATKYGPAIYAAYLKMEHSDENIKFWMACETYKKIASRWSRVSMAKKLYKIYIQPQSPREINIDSSTRETIIRNIQEPTETCFEEAQKIVYMHMERDSYPRFLKSEMYQKLLKTMQSNNSS